In Prunus dulcis chromosome 1, ALMONDv2, whole genome shotgun sequence, the following are encoded in one genomic region:
- the LOC117615065 gene encoding pyridoxine/pyridoxamine 5'-phosphate oxidase 1, chloroplastic: protein MWPLASRSRKMTRLLFLTQSLSSNPKPISHSHTYYNYSVSRSFHNSISNLSLAFLHPIRSPAICAFCSKPSSAVGVGSLPSMTEDISYLTQREAAEIDEILMGPLGFSVDQLMELAGLSVATSIAEVYKPSEYNRVLAICGPGNNGGDGLVAARHLHHFGYKPSVCYPKRTAKPLYTGLVTQLESLSVPFISVEDLPLDLSKDFDIIVDAMFGFSFHGSPRPPFDNLIQKLVCINNYDQTRQKSSAVVSIDIPSGWHVEGDGGAEGIKPDMLVSLTAPKLCAKKFFGPHHFLGGRFVPPSIADKYKLRLPPYPGTSMCVRIGRPAQVDISALRENYVSPEFLEEQVEADPFDQFGKWFDDVVAAGLREPNAMALSTASKNGKPSSRMVLLKGFDKNGFVWYTNYESRKAHELSENPHASLLFHWDGLNRQVRVEGSVQKISDEESDQYFHSRPRGSQIGAIVSKQSTVVPGRHVLYDQYKELEEKFSDGSIIPKPKNWGGYRLKPELFEFWQGQKSRLHDRLQYSPEEINGQQVWKIERLAP, encoded by the exons ATGTGGCCATTGGCaagcagaagcagaaaaaTGACACGTCTCCTCTTCTTGACCCAATCACTCTCTTCCAATCCCAAACCCATTTCTCATTCTCACACTTACTACAATTACAGTGTCTCTCGCTCTTTCCACAACTCTATCTCCAATCTCTCCTTG GCTTTTCTTCATCCAATTCGAAGCCCTGCAATTTGTGCTTTTTGTTCAAAACCCAGTAGCGCGGTGGGAGTTGGGTCACTACCCAGCATGACTGAGGATATATCGTATCTGACGCAGCGTGAAGCTGCTGAGATTGATGAGATTCTCATGGGTCCTCTCGGCTTCAGTGTCGACCAGTTAATG GAATTGGCTGGTTTGAGCGTGGCCACTTCCATAGCAGAG GTCTATAAACCGAGCGAGTATAATCGTGTCCTTGCAATTTGTGGCCCTGGAAACAATGGTGGTGATGGTCTTGTGGCTGCTCGTCACCTGCATCACTTTGGATACAAACCTTCTGTTTGTTATCCAAAGCGTACTGCTAAGCCTCTTTATACTGGTCTGGTTACTCAA CTGGAATCACTGTCAGTCCCATTCATCTCAGTGGAAGATCTACCTTTGGACTTGTCAAAGGACTTTGATATTATTGTAGACGCAATGTTTGGTTTCTCATTCCATG GTTCCCCAAGGCCCCCATTTGATAATCTGATCCAAAAGCTTGTTTGTATAAATAACTATGATCAAACACGCCAAAAGTCCTCCGCTGTTGTCTCCATAGATATTCCATCTGGGTGGCATGTTGAAGGGGATGGTGGTGCTGAAGGCATCAAACCTGACATGTTG GTTTCTCTGACTGCTCCGAAGTTGTGtgcaaagaaattttttggtcCACACCATTTTCTGGGTGGTAGATTTGTCCCACCATCTATTGCTGATAAATATAAGCTTCGTCTTCCACCATATCCTGGAACTTCTATGTGTGTTCGAATTGGAAGGCCAGCACAAGTTGATATATCAGCTCTAAGAGAGAACTATGTTTCTCCTGAGTTTCTCGAGGAACAGGTGGAGGCTGATCCTTTTGATCAG TTCGGCAAATGGTTCGACGATGTAGTGGCTGCTGGCTTGAGGGAACCAAATGCTATGGCCTTGTCAACTGCTAGCAAGAATGGAAAACC ctcaTCTCGCATGGTATTGCTCAAAGGATTTGATAAGAATGGTTTTGTCTG GTACACCAACTATGAAAGTCGAAAGGCACATGAATTGTCTGAAAATCCTCATGCATCTCTTCTGTTCCACTGGGATGGTCTTAATCGGCAG GTACGAGTGGAAGGTTCTGTACAGAAAATTTCTGATGAGGAATCTGATCAGTACTTCCATAGCCGCCCTCGAGGAAGTCAGATTGGAGCAATAGTTAGTAAGcag AGCACTGTAGTTCCTGGAAGGCATGTTTTGTATGACCAATACAAAGAGCTAGAGGAAAAGTTCTCTGATGG AAGTATAATTCCTAAACCTAAAAACTGGGGAGGGTACAGACTTAAGCCAGAGCTGTTTGAGTTTTGGCAAGGCCAAAAGTCTCGCTTGCATGACAG GCTGCAATATTCTCCCGAGGAGATCAATGGACAACAAGTGTGGAAAATTGAGCGGTTGGCTCCTTGA